The following proteins are encoded in a genomic region of Heliangelus exortis chromosome 7, bHelExo1.hap1, whole genome shotgun sequence:
- the PRLHR gene encoding prolactin-releasing peptide receptor — protein MMNSDNLTSQSFLSAIHSNTSNLFSGLQFVQSFKPLIIPCYSLVVFIGVIGNYLLIYVICKTKKMHNVTNFLVGNLAFSDMLMCATCVPLTLAYAFEPRGWVYGRFMCYFVFLMQPVTVFVSVFTLTVIAVDRYYAMVYPFRRRLTIPICAYILAAIWLLSCTLAAPALVHTYHAEFPELDFSICEEFWFHMKRDRLAYAYSTLIITYVLPLAVISLSYLRISVKLKNRVVPGNVTQGQAEWDRARRRKTFRLLVLVVAAFGVCWLPLHIFNMIKDIDISLIDKQYFNFIQLLCHWFAMMSACTNAFLYAWLHDSFRGELKKMFAWRKKKIGPTTNCIMASVVL, from the coding sequence ATGATGAATTCGGACAATTTAACATCCCAAAGCTTCCTCTCTGCCATTCACAGCAACACCAGCAATTTATTCTCAGGGCTTCAGTTTGTTCAGTCCTTCAAGCCCCTCATCATCCCCTGCTACTCGCTGGTGGTTTTTATTGGCGTCATCGGGAATTACCTTCTCATCTATGTCATCTGCAAGACCAAAAAAATGCACAATGTCACCAACTTTCTGGTAGGCAACCTGGCTTTCTCAGACATGCTCATGTGTGCCACCTGCGTGCCCCTGACACTGGCTTATGCCTTTGAGCCCAGAGGATGGGTGTACGGGAGGTTCATGTGCTACTTTGTTTTCCTGATGCAACCGGTTACCGTCTTTGTGTCTGTCTTCACCTTGACCGTCATAGCCGTGGACAGATACTATGCCATGGTGTACCCCTTCCGTAGGAGGCTCACAATCCCCATTTGTGCTTATATCCTGGCTGCTATTTGGCTGCTGAGCTGTACCTTGGCTGCCCCAGCCTTGGTCCACACTTACCACGCTGAGTTCCCAGAGCTGGACTTCTCCATCTGCGAGGAATTTTGGTTCCACATGAAAAGAGATCGTTTAGCTTATGCCTACAGCACTCTCATCATCACCTACGTGCTGCCCTTGGCTGTTATCTCCCTCTCCTACCTGAGAATCTCAGTCAAGCTGAAAAACCGTGTGGTCCCAGGCAATGTCACCCAGGGCCAAGCTGAGTGGGACAGAGCCAGGAGGAGAAAGACCTTTCGCTTGCTGGTCTTAGTGGTGGCAGCCTTTGGAGTCTGCTGGCTGCCTCTGCACATCTTCAACATGATAAAGGACATAGACATCAGCTTGATTGACAAGCAGTACTTCAACTTTATCCAGCTGCTGTGCCACTGGTTTGCAATGATGTCTGCTTGCACCAATGCCTTCCTCTATGCCTGGCTTCACGACAGCTTCAGGGGagagctgaagaaaatgtttgcctggagaaagaagaagattGGACCCACTACAAACTGCATTATGGCCAGCGTGGTGCTGTGA